The Tenrec ecaudatus isolate mTenEca1 chromosome 14, mTenEca1.hap1, whole genome shotgun sequence genome contains a region encoding:
- the METTL3 gene encoding N(6)-adenosine-methyltransferase catalytic subunit METTL3 isoform X1, with protein MSDTWSSIQAHKKQLDSLRERLQRRRKQDSGHLDLRNPESALSPTFRSDSPVPTISTSGGPKPSTVSAVPELATDPELETKLLHHLSDLTLTLPTDAVSICLAISTPDAPATQAGVESLLQKFAAQELIEVKRGLLQDDAHPTLVTYADHSKLSAMMVAVAEKKASGELAGTISGQKRRAEQDSTAVAAFASSLASGLASLASEPAKEPAKKSRKHAASDVDLEIESLLNQQSTKEQQSKKVSQEILELLNTTTAKEQSIVEKFRSRGRAQVQEFCDYGTKEECMKASDADRPCRKLHFRRIINKHTDESLGDCSFLNTCFHMDTCKYVHYEIDACMDPEAPGSKDHTPSQELALTQSVGGDASVDRLFPPQWICCDIRYLDVSILGKFAVVMADPPWDIHMELPYGTLTDDEMRRLNIPVLQDDGFLFLWVTGRAMELGRECLNLWGYERVDEIIWVKTNQLQRIIRTGRTGHWLNHGKEHCLVGVKGNPQGFNQGLDCDVIVAEVRSTSHKPDEIYGMIERLSPGTRKIELFGRPHNVQPNWITLGNQLDGIHLLDPDVVARFKQRYPDGIISKPKNL; from the exons ATCTACGGAATCCAGAGTCAGCACTGTCCCCAACCTTTCGTAGTGACAGCCCAGTGCCTACTATATCTACCTCTGGTGGCCCTAAGCCCAGCACAGTTTCCGCTGTTCCTGAACTAGCTACAGATCCTGAGTTAGAGACGAAGTTGTTACACCACCTCTCTGATCTGACCCTAACATTACCCACTGAtgctgtgtccatctgtcttgccATCTCCACG ccaGATGCCCCTGCCACTCAAGCTGGGGTGGAAAGCCTTCTCCAGAAGTTTGCAGCTCAGGAGTTGATTGAGGTAAAGCGGGGCCTCCTACAAGATGATGCACACCCTACTCTTGTGACCTACGCTGACCACTCCAAGCTCTCTGCCATGATGGTCGCTGTAGCAGAGAAGAAGGCTTCCGGGGAGCTAGCAGGAACCATTTCAGGACAGAAGCGGCGTGCAGAGCAGGACTCGACCGCCGTAGCTGCTTTTGCCAGCTCATTGGCTTCTGGTCTGGCCTCTTTAGCATCAGAACCAGCCAAGGAGCCAGccaagaaatcaagaaaacatgctgccTCTGATGTTGATCTGGAGATAGAAAGCCTTCTGAACCAACAGTCAACTAAGGAACAACAGAGCAAAAAG GTCAGCCAGGAGATCCTCGAGCTGTTAAACACTACGACAGCCAAGGAACAATCGATTGTTGAAAAGTTCCGCTCTCGAGGTCGGGCCCAAGTGCAAGAGTTCTGCGACTACGGCACCAAGGAGGAATGCATGAAAGCCAGTGACGCCGACCGGCCGTGCCGCAAGCTGCACTTCAG ACGGATCATCAATAAACACACGGATGAGTCCTTAGGTGACTGCTCTTTCCTGAACACGTGTTTCCACATGGACACCTGCAAGTATGTTCACTATGAAATTGATGCCTGCATGGATCCTGAAGCTCCTGGCAGCAAAGACCATACAccgagtcaggagctggctcttACACAGAGTGTTGGAGGCGACGCCAGTGTAGATCGGCTCTTCCCACCTCAG TGGATCTGTTGTGACATCCGCTACCTGGACGTCAGCATCCTGGGCAAGTTTGCTGTTGTCATGGCTGACCCCCCCTGGGATATTCACATGGAGCTCCCCTACGGAACCCTGACGGATGATGAGATGCGCAGGCTCAACATTCCAGTCCTGCAGGACGATGGCTTTCTCTTCCTCTGGGTCACAGGCAG GGCTATGGAGCTAGGCAGAGAATGTTTGAACCTTTGGGG TTATGAACGGGTAGATGAAATTATCTGGGTGAAGACAAACCAACTGCAGCGCATCATTCGGACTGGCCGTACAGGTCACTGGCTGAACCACGGGAAGGAACATTGCTTG GTTGGTGTCAAAGGAAATCCCCAAGGCTTCAACCAGGGTCTGGATTGTGATGTGATTGTGGCTGAG GTTCGTTCTACCAGTCATAAACCAGATGAGATCTATGGCATGATTGAGAGACTGTCTCCTGGTACTCGCAAGATTGAGTTATTTGGACGACCACACAATGTGCAACCCAACTG GATCACCCTTGGGAACCAACTAGATGGAATCCATTTGCTAGACCCAGATGTAGTTGCCCGGTTCAAGCAAAGATACCCAGATGGCATCATTTCTAAGCCTAAGAATTTATAG
- the METTL3 gene encoding N(6)-adenosine-methyltransferase catalytic subunit METTL3 isoform X2, whose product MFLDSPCQHGVRPIPISDLRNPESALSPTFRSDSPVPTISTSGGPKPSTVSAVPELATDPELETKLLHHLSDLTLTLPTDAVSICLAISTPDAPATQAGVESLLQKFAAQELIEVKRGLLQDDAHPTLVTYADHSKLSAMMVAVAEKKASGELAGTISGQKRRAEQDSTAVAAFASSLASGLASLASEPAKEPAKKSRKHAASDVDLEIESLLNQQSTKEQQSKKVSQEILELLNTTTAKEQSIVEKFRSRGRAQVQEFCDYGTKEECMKASDADRPCRKLHFRRIINKHTDESLGDCSFLNTCFHMDTCKYVHYEIDACMDPEAPGSKDHTPSQELALTQSVGGDASVDRLFPPQWICCDIRYLDVSILGKFAVVMADPPWDIHMELPYGTLTDDEMRRLNIPVLQDDGFLFLWVTGRAMELGRECLNLWGYERVDEIIWVKTNQLQRIIRTGRTGHWLNHGKEHCLVGVKGNPQGFNQGLDCDVIVAEVRSTSHKPDEIYGMIERLSPGTRKIELFGRPHNVQPNWITLGNQLDGIHLLDPDVVARFKQRYPDGIISKPKNL is encoded by the exons ATCTACGGAATCCAGAGTCAGCACTGTCCCCAACCTTTCGTAGTGACAGCCCAGTGCCTACTATATCTACCTCTGGTGGCCCTAAGCCCAGCACAGTTTCCGCTGTTCCTGAACTAGCTACAGATCCTGAGTTAGAGACGAAGTTGTTACACCACCTCTCTGATCTGACCCTAACATTACCCACTGAtgctgtgtccatctgtcttgccATCTCCACG ccaGATGCCCCTGCCACTCAAGCTGGGGTGGAAAGCCTTCTCCAGAAGTTTGCAGCTCAGGAGTTGATTGAGGTAAAGCGGGGCCTCCTACAAGATGATGCACACCCTACTCTTGTGACCTACGCTGACCACTCCAAGCTCTCTGCCATGATGGTCGCTGTAGCAGAGAAGAAGGCTTCCGGGGAGCTAGCAGGAACCATTTCAGGACAGAAGCGGCGTGCAGAGCAGGACTCGACCGCCGTAGCTGCTTTTGCCAGCTCATTGGCTTCTGGTCTGGCCTCTTTAGCATCAGAACCAGCCAAGGAGCCAGccaagaaatcaagaaaacatgctgccTCTGATGTTGATCTGGAGATAGAAAGCCTTCTGAACCAACAGTCAACTAAGGAACAACAGAGCAAAAAG GTCAGCCAGGAGATCCTCGAGCTGTTAAACACTACGACAGCCAAGGAACAATCGATTGTTGAAAAGTTCCGCTCTCGAGGTCGGGCCCAAGTGCAAGAGTTCTGCGACTACGGCACCAAGGAGGAATGCATGAAAGCCAGTGACGCCGACCGGCCGTGCCGCAAGCTGCACTTCAG ACGGATCATCAATAAACACACGGATGAGTCCTTAGGTGACTGCTCTTTCCTGAACACGTGTTTCCACATGGACACCTGCAAGTATGTTCACTATGAAATTGATGCCTGCATGGATCCTGAAGCTCCTGGCAGCAAAGACCATACAccgagtcaggagctggctcttACACAGAGTGTTGGAGGCGACGCCAGTGTAGATCGGCTCTTCCCACCTCAG TGGATCTGTTGTGACATCCGCTACCTGGACGTCAGCATCCTGGGCAAGTTTGCTGTTGTCATGGCTGACCCCCCCTGGGATATTCACATGGAGCTCCCCTACGGAACCCTGACGGATGATGAGATGCGCAGGCTCAACATTCCAGTCCTGCAGGACGATGGCTTTCTCTTCCTCTGGGTCACAGGCAG GGCTATGGAGCTAGGCAGAGAATGTTTGAACCTTTGGGG TTATGAACGGGTAGATGAAATTATCTGGGTGAAGACAAACCAACTGCAGCGCATCATTCGGACTGGCCGTACAGGTCACTGGCTGAACCACGGGAAGGAACATTGCTTG GTTGGTGTCAAAGGAAATCCCCAAGGCTTCAACCAGGGTCTGGATTGTGATGTGATTGTGGCTGAG GTTCGTTCTACCAGTCATAAACCAGATGAGATCTATGGCATGATTGAGAGACTGTCTCCTGGTACTCGCAAGATTGAGTTATTTGGACGACCACACAATGTGCAACCCAACTG GATCACCCTTGGGAACCAACTAGATGGAATCCATTTGCTAGACCCAGATGTAGTTGCCCGGTTCAAGCAAAGATACCCAGATGGCATCATTTCTAAGCCTAAGAATTTATAG
- the TOX4 gene encoding TOX high mobility group box family member 4 — protein MEFPGGSDNYLTITGPSHPFLSGAETFHTPSLGDEEFEIPPISLDSDPTLAVSDVVGHFDDLADPSSSQDGSFSAQYGVQTLDMPVGMTHGLMEQGGGLLSGGLSMDLDHSIGTQYSANPPVTIDVPMTDMTSGLMGHGQLTTIDQSELSSQLGLSLGGGTILPPAQSPEDRLSTTPSPTGSLHEDGVEDFRRQLHCPKTVVVETGKKQKAPKKRRKKDPNEPQKPVSAYALFFRDTQAAIKGQNPNATFGEVSKIVASMWDSLGEEQKQVYKRKTEAAKKEYLKALAAYKDNQECQATVETVELDPVPPAQTPSPPPMATVDPASPAPAATEPPALSPSIVVNSTLSSYVANQAPSGPGGQPNITKLIITKQVLPSSITMSQGGMVTVIPATVVTSRGLQLGQTSTATIQPSQQAQIVTRSVLQAAAAAAASMQLPPPRLQPPPLQQMPQPPTQQQVTILQQPPPLQAMQQPPPQKVRINLQQQPPPLQIKIVPQPALKMQTTLVPPTVESSPEQPMNSSPEAPTEEATSPETVCEMITDVVPEVESPSQMDVELVNTSPVILSPQPRCVRSGCENPPVVSKDWDNEYCSNECVVKHCRDVFLAWVASRNSNTVVFVK, from the exons ACATTCCATACACCAAGCTTGGGTGATGAGGAATTTGAAATTCCACCGATTTCCTTGGATTCTGATCCCACACTGGCTGTCTCAGATGTGGTTGGCCACTTTGATGACCTAGCAGACCCTTCCTCCTCACAGGATGGCAGCTTTTCAGCCCAGTATGGGGTCCAGACATTGGACATGCCCGTGGGCATGACCCATGGCTTGATGGAGCAGGGCGGGGGGCTCCTGAGTGGGGGCTTAAGCATG GACTTGGACCATTCAATAGGAACACAGTATAGTGCCAATCCACCTGTTACAATTGATGTACCTATGACAGACATGACATCTGGCTTGATGGGGCATGGCCAGCTGACCACCATTGATCAGTCAGAACTGAGTTCTCAGCTTGGCTTGAGCTTAGGGGGTGGCACCATCCTGCCACCTGCCCAGTCTCCTGAGGATCGTCTTTCAACCACCCCTTCACCTACTGGTTCACTTCATGAGGATGGTGTTGAGGATTTCCGGAGG CAACTTCATTGCCCGAAGACAGTTGTGGTGGAAACAGGGAAAAAGCAGAAAGCtccaaagaaaagaagaaagaaagatccTAATGAACCTCAGAAACCCGTTTCGGCATATGCCTTATTTTTCCGTGATACACAGGCTGCCATCAAGGGACAGAATCCCAATGCCACTTTTGGGGAGGTCTCAAAAATTGTGGCCTCTATGTGGGACAGTCTTGGAGAAGAGCAGAAACAG GTTTATAAGCGgaaaactgaggctgccaagaaaGAGTATCTGAAGGCTCTGGCTGCTTATAAAGACAACCAAGAATGCCAG GCCACTGTGGAGACAGTAGAACTGGATCCAGTGCCACCAGCACAGACTCCCTCTCCACCTCCTATGGCTACCGTTGACCCAGCATCTCCAGCACCAGCCGCAACAGAGCCCCCTGCTCTGTCTCCCTCCATTGTCGTTAACTCCACTCTTTCGTCCTATGTTGCAAACCAGgcaccttcagggccagggggcCAGCCTAATATCACCAAATTGATCATTACCAAACAAGTGTTGCCCTCTTCTATTACGATGTCTCAAGGAGGGATGGTTACTGTGATCCCAGCCACAGTGGTGACCTCCCGGGGGCTGCAGTTAGGCCAAACGAGTACAGCCACTATCCAGCCCAGCCAGCAAGCCCAGATCGTCACTCGGTCAGTGTTGCAGgcagcagctgctgctgctgcttctatgcAACTGCCTCCACCCCGACTCCAGCCCCCTCCATTACAACAGATGCCTCAGCCCCCAACTCAGCAGCAGGTGACCATTCTTCAACAGCCTCCCCCTCTCCAGGCCATGCAGCAGCCTCCACCTCAGAAAGTTCGAATCAATTTACAGCAGCAGCCACCTCCTCTGCAGATCAAGATTGTGCCTCAGCCTGCGCTGAAAATGCAAACTACCTTAGTTCCACCAACTGTGGAAAGTAGCCCCGAGCAGCCTATGAACAGTAGTCCCGAGGCTCCTACAGAAGAGGCCACTTCTCCTGAGACAGTCTGTGAGATGATCACAGATGTAGTGCCCGAG GTCGAGTCTCCTTCTCAGATGGATGTGGAATTGGTGAACACATCTCCTGTAATACTCTCACCCCAGCCTCGATGTGTGAGGTCAGGGTGTGAGAACCCTCCTGTTGTGAGCAAGGACTGGGACAATGAGTACTGCAGCAATGAGTGTGTGGTGAAGCACTGCAG ggATGTATTCTTGGCCTGGGTAGCTTCTAGAAATTCAAACACTGTGGTGTTTGTGAAATAG